In Sphingomonas sp. KC8, the sequence AAACGGACGGCGTGACCATTCTTCGTGACCGCCCACTGCGCGGATCGCTCACCCAGCATCGCATAAAAATCCGTCATCACGACCACTGCCTCGCGCAATGTCGTACAGCCGAGCATCGCCAGCAGCAGGATGCGATGGTTCCGCACCGGGAAGGGTTGCAAACGGTTCTTGCGGCAACTTTCGGCATGCAGCGCGAGCACGCAATCCGCGGCCAGTTGCGCAAAGGCTGCGCGCGGGATCAGCATCGCCCGGCCATCGCGGGCCGCCCCCTCGATCAGGCCCAGCCCTGATCGTCGCAGCACGCCCCGCACGTCCCCGCCGATTTCGGCCAATGTATCCAGCAACACAATCATCGCGGATGCTGGAACGAACCGGGGCGATGTCACCGCACTGTGTCGCATGGGGCGCCCTTATGAACCGCTTTCGTCCGATCATTAGCAGGGGTGCGCAGTAATGCATGCCATTTTGCGCGCTAATGCCTCCCTTCCGTCAGCGCCCTGCCCCTATGCCGGTCGCAAATAATCTGGAGGGGAAATATCGTGACAAACGGATTTTGGGGTCCCGTCGCGGGCATCGCGTGCCTTGCTGCTGGCCAGGCCCATGCACAGGCCACGGCCGAGGCCTCCGGCGGCCTCGAAGATATTATCGTGACCGCACAAAAACGCAGTGAAAACCTGCAGGAAACGCCCTTGGCGGTCAGCGCACTGACGGCGGAAACGATCGAACGCCGCGGGATCACCGACGTATCGTCGCTAACGGCGGCGGCGCCCAATCTGACCGTCACGGTTACCGGCGCATCCACATCTAACATTGCGCTTTTCATTCGCGGCATCGGTGAATCCGAAACGATCCTGACGGTGGACTCCCCGGTCGGCCTCTATGTGGACGGCATCGTCCTCGGTCGCAGTTCGGGTGCGGTGTTCGATCTGGTCGATCTGGAACGGGTGGAAGTTTTGCGCGGTCCGCAAGGCACGCTCTACGGACGCAACACCACCGGCGGCGCGGTGAACCTGATTTCCAAACGGCCGTCAGACCATTTCGGCGCCGATTTCCTGCTCAGCTATGGCAATCTCGACGCGATCCAGATGAAGGGCAGCGTCGATACCGGGCAATGGGGCGACAGCGGCATCAGCGCACGCCTGTCCTACCTGCACAAGCAGCGCAACGGCTATGCCGATAACATACTCGCCCGCGATGCCCGCGACCCCGGTGCCTATAATGTCGATGCCTTCCGCATCGCGCTGCGCTACGACAAGGGCGGCCCGGTACGGTTGAACTATGCCTATGATTTCAACGATCGGCGCAGCGTGGGCAATCCCATGCAACTGGCGGTGGCCCGCCCCGATATCCTCGCTTATGCCAGTGCATCGGCGGCGCTCGGTGGCGCGCCACTGCAGATTTCCCGTGATCGGCTCAATTCGCTGCGGCTGGATGCGGATGGCCCGATCAAGGATCGCGTCACCGGCCACGCGCTAAACGCCGAAATTGATCTTGGCGATAACCTGCTGCTCCGTTCGCTCACCGGTCATCGGCGCTGGACCAATCGCGTGGTCAACGATCAGGACGGCAATGGCGGCCTGGTTGGTTTCGTAGTCGATCCGGGGCTGCTGGCCGGCGGCCCGTTCGTGCCGCTGGGCGTACAGCCGATCAGCCTGTTCAACCTGACGTTCGAACGCAGCCAGCGGCAATGGACCCAGGAAATCAACCTGATCGGCAAGATCGGTGACAGCATCGATTTCGTCCTCGGGGGCTTCTATTTCCACGAAGTCGCGCATGAGGAAAATCCCACCTTCCTTACCTACATCCTGCCTTCGCCCGCCCCGATCGAGGCCGCGCCCGGCGTGTTTGTCGATTCGTTCGGTGTCAATCTGGCCAGCAATTTCAGCTACAAGTTCAAATCCCAGTCGAAGGCGCTGTTCGGACAAGCCACCGCCCGGTTGAGTGATCGGCTGAGCGCCACGGCCGGGTTACGCTACACCCGCGACGATCGCGAACTGCGCCAGCGCGAACCATATACGCGCGATCTCGACCGCAGCTTCGAAAAACTGAACTGGGCCGCGACGCTGGATTATCGCTGGAACGACGACGTGATGACGTACGCGCGCGTTGCCACCGGTTACAAAGCCGGCGGATTCAACGCGCGATCGCAGAATGAAGGGTTCGATCCGGAAAATCTGACATCATATGAAGTCGGCGTGAAAAGCGAATTGTTCGACCGCCACCTGCGCTTCAACCTGACCGTATTCCATGCCGACCATCGCGACGTACAGGTCGGCCAGTTCCTGGCGGGGTCGGGCGGATCGGTCGGCATTACCGTCAATGCGGGCAAGGCCCGATATAACGGCATCGAAGCCGAATGGACCGCGTTGCTTGGCGAACGCCTGACGATCAATGGCAATTTCGGCTATGTCGATCGCAAATATAAAAGCTTTATCATTCGCGACCCCGCAACGGACCAACTGATCGATATCGCCCGCAGCGCCCGGTTCATTTATTCTGCGGGCACCACCGCCAATGTCGGCGCGGAATATCGGTTTGGCGATCTGGGCATCGGCACGCTGTCGGCACGCCTCGATTATTCCTATCGCAGCCGCACCTATTTCCATTCGACGACGATCCTGAACCCGTTCAACAATGACTTGTCGGACGGCAAGGTCGGCCTGCTCGATGGGCGCATCACTTTGGCGGACCTGCAATGGGGCGGCGGCAAGGCGCAACTGTCCGGTTGGGCGCGCAATATCACCAACAAGGATTATCTGCTGGGCGCGGTCGACTTCGGCTCGCTGGGTTTCGGCACGGTCGGTTACGCCCAACCCCGCACCTACGGCATCGATCTGCGGCTGAGTTTCTGATCATGACGGCACAATTCGCACATCTCGTGGCGCCCGGTCGGATCGGCCCGATGGCGATCCGCAACCGGATGCTGTTGACCGCAATGGGCACCGGACTGGCAGAAGCCGATGGCACCTGCGGCGAACGGGCACTGGCCTTCAACCGCCAGCAGGCAGAAGGCGGCATCGGCCTGGTTACGCTCGGCGTCGTCGGCGTCGGCTGGCCGATCGGCGGCAATATGAAGGGCCAGCCGGCGCTGTCGGAGGATCGCCATATCCCCGGCATCGCCGCCATGGCGCAGGCGGTGCAGAGCCACGGGGCGCGCTTTGCCGTCCAGCTCCATTTCGGCGGCCTGGTCGGGATGGAAGATATGCTCGCCGGACGACCGGCATGGACTCCATCGCTGCCCGTGGCGGTTGAAGGCGATATGATGGACGGCTTCCTGGACGACGAAGCCGCCAGCGCGCCGTTCTTCCAGCTGCGTGACGTGCAATATAAGGTGATGACCCGCGACGATATCGCCGCGCTGGTGGAAATGTTCCGTGCCGCCGCCGATCGCGCCCGTCGTGCCGGGGTGGACGGGATCGAAATTCACGGTGGCCATGGCTACATCATCTCGTCCTTCCTTTCCCCGGCCACCAACCGGCGCGAGGACGAATATGGCGGCAGCGTCGCCAATCGCGCGCGGCTGCTGATCGAAATCATCCGCGCGGTACGCGATGGCGCCGGGCCGGACGTTGCGGTGTGGTGCAAGATCGACACCGAGGAATATGAACGCGAAGGCGGCATCCGCATCGCACATGCGCTGGAAACCGCCCGGCTTGCCGAAGCCGCCGGGGCGCACGCGATCACCGTCACCGCCAACCATGAAACATCACGCGGCACGCTGCATTCGGGATCGCATACCCCGCAGTTGCCTGGCCTGAACGTGCCCAAGGCGGCCGCGATCAAGCGTGCGGTATCGATCCCGGTGATCTTTTCCGGCCGGATCGAACCGGAAGATGCCGATGCGATCATCGCCCGCGGCGATGGCGATTTCCTTGGCATGGGGCGCAAGCTGCTGGCCGATCCATCGCTGCCGGCCAAGATCATGCAAGGCGATCCCGCCAGCGTGCTGCCCTGCGTCTATTGCTACACCTGCATCAGCGCGATCTATTATGGCGGATCGGTGCGCTGCGCGGTCAACCCGCACACGGCATTCGAAGGGCAGGACTGGCTCCCCGTCGCGACCACGCCACGCCACATCGCCGTGATCGGCGGCGGGCCGGCGGGCATGGAAACCGCGCGCCGGCTGGCGCTACGCGGGCATCGCGTCACGCTGATCGAACGCAGCCGCATGCTGGGCGGCACGCTGCGCTTCGCGTCCATCGCTTATGATGCCAACGAACGGCTGCTGGACTGGCTGATACGCGAAATCGAACGATCAACCGTCAATGTCCGACTGGGCGAGGAAGCGTCGCCCGAATTGCTGCGATCCATCGCCGCCGATGCCATCGTCGTGGCCACAGGCGCGCGACGCGATCTTTATTCGGTTCCGGGCGATGATCGCGATCATGTGCTGAACGGCGACGATCTTCGCCGGCTGATGCTTGGCGAAAAGGCGTCGCCCGGTCGGACGAAGCTGGGCTGGGCGACACGGACGATCGCCAAGGCGGGCGCGCTGACCGGAGCGACAACCCGGCCGGCGCTGGTACGTGAAGCGACCAAGGCGTGGATGCCGCTGGGGCAACGCATCGTCATCATCGGCGGGGATCTGGTCGGATTGGAGCTGGCCGAGTTCCTCGTCCATCGCGGGCGCGAAGTGGTGATCCTTGACGATACGGCCAAGTTCGGGCGCGGCCTTCAAATCGTCCGGCGCTGGCGGGTGCTGGATGATTTGCGCGAAGCCGGGGTGCGGTTCGAACCGGGCGTCCGCGATATCGCGATCGATGCCAAGGCCGTGCGCGCAACCGGCGCGAATGGCGAAAGCATCACCTTTGCGGCAGATCATGTCATCCTGGCGCGTGGCGCCGGCGCAGATCTTCGCTTTGCGGAAACGCTGCGGGCGGCCGGCCTTGAGCCTCAAGTTGTGGGCGATGCCCTAGGTGTCGGCTATATCGAAGGGGCGATGCGCAGCGCAGCAGAGATCGCGCGGATATTATAATCCACCCTATCCAAATATACCCGAAATATCAAGCAAATACTTGAAACAATCTCACCATACATATGGAAATTAATTTAATATAATGGATAGTGTTATATGGGGATACATGGAGTTAACCGCATCATGATCGCGGTTCATGACATCGAACATGCAAAACGGCAATATCATGACCTGTTAGGTGCTACTTTCATCGATGCCAATTGGACCGGGAACCCCTTTGGCATCAGCGTAGCCATCGCATGGGATGCCGGCATCGAACTGTGCGCGCCACTTCCCGGCAGAGAAACGGATAGCGCAGTTTCCCCGTTCCTGGCCACCCACGGCGAAGGCGTCATGAACGTCTTCTTCAATGTCGATGACGGCGACGCGGCGATGGAGAAGGCCGCAGCGCAGGGATATGGGTGCCTCACCTCACTGGATTATACGCAGGACGAGATTGACCAGCATCTTGGCGGCCTTTTTAAACGATATCAGGAATTTACAGTCGATACGTCAGCCCGCTGCGGTTTCACCGTCAGCCTGGCCCGGATCGAACGAAAGACAGACACCATCCTGTAAGCATGAATGGAAACGTCGCCGCGCTGCACCTTCACGGCGATGTCAGCCGCATGGCCTCAGTCGATCGGCCATTCTGGTGGATACCATGCGTCGGCGGCGGCCTGCCACGGCGCATGGCCGCCATCTCCCGGCATGGCCATCCACAGCCGGCACGTGCTTGCCATCTCTTCTGCCCGCATCATCTGCAGGGCGATCAGCACCCAATGCCAGCCGGACGCATCCAGCCGAACGCGCTCCACCAGCCCCCCAATCTCTATTTGATCGCCGGGACACACCGGACGCCGCATCTTCAATTCGCTGCGCCCGATCCGGCCCGCAGGTCCGCTCCAGCCGGTCGCGAAACGACAGAACAGCCCCAATTGGCTGGGCGTGCTCAAGATAATATCCGGCAGCTTCATGGCGATGGCGCGTGCATGATCATGATGCTGCGGCTGCCAGTCACGACTGGTGATCGCCCCACCCACGACGTGGGCAGCGGAAATGCTGATTTGCAAGGGCGGCAAAGCCGCGCCCACGGTAATGTCGGCGCTGGTCATCGGGCCTTCTTCCCATAGCCGAAAAATGTCAGGCTTTCCGTGCCGAGCAGTTCCCCGTCATCGCGGCGATAATGCACCAGAAGCGTCCAGTATCGCCCCTTGCCCAGCCTGGTTTCCACAACCGGGCCAAGCTGGGCCAGTTGCTGCTCCGCACAGATCCGGTCCCCCGGCCGCGCCGGTTCCAGATATTCAGTCGAAGCCGAAGCAACGATGGCGTTGGGATATCCGAGCCGTTCCTTCAGCCGAAAATGCAGTTCCAGCGGACGCGCCACCGACACAGCAGCAGGCGACCAGCGATCGGGCCGCGTCCAGGCCGAAAGCAGCGCGGGTGGCGCAATGATTCCACCAGTGATCGGTTTTGCCGCCTGTTCATCCCAGTAAAGCGGGTTCCCATCCTCTATCGCCGCGGCAAAGCCCTGGATGGCGCCATGCTCCACCACAGCTGCGGCATCGCTTGTGATCAGCAAAACGCCGATCCAGTCGGCCAGATCATCCGGCATCGCCTGCATGGTCATGGGTTCAGGCCAGCGGCAGGCCAAGGCCACGGCGCGCGATGATGTTCTTCTGCACTTCGGAAGAACCGCCGCCGATCGTATCCAGCGCCGTGGCGCGATATGAATGCTCCCACTTGCCATCGGCCGGGGCGCCGGCCGCACCATGCGCAAGCAACCCCTGCGGGCCAAGCGCATCGAGCGCGAAATCGGCAAGACGCTGGCCCAGTTGCGTGCTGAACAGCTTGTACATCGCCGCTTCCACCGCCGGCACTTCACCTTTGCCTGCTGCCACGATCACGCGTCGCTGGAGCATCTTCGCCGCTTCGACATCGGCCGCCAGCCGACCGATCTGCTGCGCGATCAGCGGATCATCCGTCAGCGGCGCGCCGCCCCGTTCGGTCGCCTTCAACAGGGCCAGCAGTTCCCGGAATTTGGTGATGATCGGGTTGACCGTGAAGAAGGTGAAACGTTCGAAATCCAGCGCCTCACAAACATAGATCCAGCCTTTGTTAACCTCGCCCACCAAACGATCTTCGCCGATCTCGACATGATCGAAGAACACCGCATTCGTGCGATGATCCCCCATCGTCTTGATTTCCTGAATGGTAAGGCCGGGATGATCCATCGGGATCAGGAATACGCTGATCCCCTTATGCTTTGGCGCCGTGGGATCCGTCCGGGCGGCCACCCAATACCAGTCGGCAAAATGAGCTGAGGTCGTGAAGGTTTTCTGGCCATCCAGGATCCAGCCCGTTTCGGTCTTCGTCGCCCGCAATTTCAGCGCCGCAAGGTCCGATCCCGCATTCGGTTCGGAATAGCCGAGCGCAAATTCGACATCGGCCGTCAAAATCCGGGGCAGAAATTCCGATTTCAGGACATCCGATCCATGGCGGATCAATGTCTTGCCGATACAGCCCACGCCCTTGCCGATCAGTGGCGCGCCACGCCCGGCAAGTTCCTCGTTCAGCAGATATTCGTAGATGCCCGGCCGTTCGCTGCCGCCATATTGGGCCGGCCAGGTCATCCCCAGATAACCTTGTTCACCCAGCCGGCGGTTGAACGCCCGTCGGGCCGGGCTGTCCGCCAGCATCGAATCCGCTTCGCGATCGGGCGCCATGAAATCAGCGGCATCGGGATGCGTCGCTTCGCCTTCCAGAAAAGCCACGACTTCGGCGACGAACGCCCGTTCCTCTTCACTCAGGCGAAAATCCACGCGTATTTCCCCTTTTCATTGTCGCGTTCCGACATGCCCTAATCCACCAGCGCCGGCTGCAATTCGGGGCTGGGCCGGGGTGCGTTGCGATACGCGTCCAGCATCACATCCCGCTCGCCCCGCAGCATTTCGATATTATGTTCCTTCACGCGATCATATCCGCGCGCGCGGCCATAAAGTGCTGCAATATCAACAGCCTGATCATAACGCGACGCATTCAGCCCACCCAGCAATTCGCCGATCAGCGCTTCATATTCCCCGATCAACGCCCGTTCCAGGCGCCGGTGCGCCATATAGCCGAAGGGGTCGATCACGGTGCCGCGCAAGCCCCTCAGCCCACTCAGCAGGCGAAAGCCCTTCAGCATCCATGGGCCGAACGTGATCTTACGCGGCCGGCCATCAGCATCACGGCGCGCAAGCAGCGGTGGAGCAAGGTTGAACCGGATCGTGAAATCGCCTTCAAACGCCGCGTTCAACTGCCCCAGAAAATCGTCATCCGAATAGAGCCGCGCAACTTCATATTCGTCCTTATAGGCCATCAACTTTGACAGCG encodes:
- a CDS encoding FAS1-like dehydratase domain-containing protein; translated protein: MTMQAMPDDLADWIGVLLITSDAAAVVEHGAIQGFAAAIEDGNPLYWDEQAAKPITGGIIAPPALLSAWTRPDRWSPAAVSVARPLELHFRLKERLGYPNAIVASASTEYLEPARPGDRICAEQQLAQLGPVVETRLGKGRYWTLLVHYRRDDGELLGTESLTFFGYGKKAR
- a CDS encoding VOC family protein, which gives rise to MIAVHDIEHAKRQYHDLLGATFIDANWTGNPFGISVAIAWDAGIELCAPLPGRETDSAVSPFLATHGEGVMNVFFNVDDGDAAMEKAAAQGYGCLTSLDYTQDEIDQHLGGLFKRYQEFTVDTSARCGFTVSLARIERKTDTIL
- a CDS encoding MaoC/PaaZ C-terminal domain-containing protein, with the protein product MTSADITVGAALPPLQISISAAHVVGGAITSRDWQPQHHDHARAIAMKLPDIILSTPSQLGLFCRFATGWSGPAGRIGRSELKMRRPVCPGDQIEIGGLVERVRLDASGWHWVLIALQMMRAEEMASTCRLWMAMPGDGGHAPWQAAADAWYPPEWPID
- a CDS encoding acyl-CoA dehydrogenase family protein; its protein translation is MDFRLSEEERAFVAEVVAFLEGEATHPDAADFMAPDREADSMLADSPARRAFNRRLGEQGYLGMTWPAQYGGSERPGIYEYLLNEELAGRGAPLIGKGVGCIGKTLIRHGSDVLKSEFLPRILTADVEFALGYSEPNAGSDLAALKLRATKTETGWILDGQKTFTTSAHFADWYWVAARTDPTAPKHKGISVFLIPMDHPGLTIQEIKTMGDHRTNAVFFDHVEIGEDRLVGEVNKGWIYVCEALDFERFTFFTVNPIITKFRELLALLKATERGGAPLTDDPLIAQQIGRLAADVEAAKMLQRRVIVAAGKGEVPAVEAAMYKLFSTQLGQRLADFALDALGPQGLLAHGAAGAPADGKWEHSYRATALDTIGGGSSEVQKNIIARRGLGLPLA
- a CDS encoding TonB-dependent receptor, with product MTNGFWGPVAGIACLAAGQAHAQATAEASGGLEDIIVTAQKRSENLQETPLAVSALTAETIERRGITDVSSLTAAAPNLTVTVTGASTSNIALFIRGIGESETILTVDSPVGLYVDGIVLGRSSGAVFDLVDLERVEVLRGPQGTLYGRNTTGGAVNLISKRPSDHFGADFLLSYGNLDAIQMKGSVDTGQWGDSGISARLSYLHKQRNGYADNILARDARDPGAYNVDAFRIALRYDKGGPVRLNYAYDFNDRRSVGNPMQLAVARPDILAYASASAALGGAPLQISRDRLNSLRLDADGPIKDRVTGHALNAEIDLGDNLLLRSLTGHRRWTNRVVNDQDGNGGLVGFVVDPGLLAGGPFVPLGVQPISLFNLTFERSQRQWTQEINLIGKIGDSIDFVLGGFYFHEVAHEENPTFLTYILPSPAPIEAAPGVFVDSFGVNLASNFSYKFKSQSKALFGQATARLSDRLSATAGLRYTRDDRELRQREPYTRDLDRSFEKLNWAATLDYRWNDDVMTYARVATGYKAGGFNARSQNEGFDPENLTSYEVGVKSELFDRHLRFNLTVFHADHRDVQVGQFLAGSGGSVGITVNAGKARYNGIEAEWTALLGERLTINGNFGYVDRKYKSFIIRDPATDQLIDIARSARFIYSAGTTANVGAEYRFGDLGIGTLSARLDYSYRSRTYFHSTTILNPFNNDLSDGKVGLLDGRITLADLQWGGGKAQLSGWARNITNKDYLLGAVDFGSLGFGTVGYAQPRTYGIDLRLSF
- a CDS encoding FAD-dependent oxidoreductase, producing the protein MTAQFAHLVAPGRIGPMAIRNRMLLTAMGTGLAEADGTCGERALAFNRQQAEGGIGLVTLGVVGVGWPIGGNMKGQPALSEDRHIPGIAAMAQAVQSHGARFAVQLHFGGLVGMEDMLAGRPAWTPSLPVAVEGDMMDGFLDDEAASAPFFQLRDVQYKVMTRDDIAALVEMFRAAADRARRAGVDGIEIHGGHGYIISSFLSPATNRREDEYGGSVANRARLLIEIIRAVRDGAGPDVAVWCKIDTEEYEREGGIRIAHALETARLAEAAGAHAITVTANHETSRGTLHSGSHTPQLPGLNVPKAAAIKRAVSIPVIFSGRIEPEDADAIIARGDGDFLGMGRKLLADPSLPAKIMQGDPASVLPCVYCYTCISAIYYGGSVRCAVNPHTAFEGQDWLPVATTPRHIAVIGGGPAGMETARRLALRGHRVTLIERSRMLGGTLRFASIAYDANERLLDWLIREIERSTVNVRLGEEASPELLRSIAADAIVVATGARRDLYSVPGDDRDHVLNGDDLRRLMLGEKASPGRTKLGWATRTIAKAGALTGATTRPALVREATKAWMPLGQRIVIIGGDLVGLELAEFLVHRGREVVILDDTAKFGRGLQIVRRWRVLDDLREAGVRFEPGVRDIAIDAKAVRATGANGESITFAADHVILARGAGADLRFAETLRAAGLEPQVVGDALGVGYIEGAMRSAAEIARIL